The genomic DNA CCGCGTGCCCTGCGGGGTCGCTGTCCATCAGGGTCCAGTCGGACATGTCGACGGCCGTCGCGCCGGCGTTGAAGACCTCGACCCAGTCGGTCGCGTCGCCGTTCGACTCGATCTCGTTGATCACGACGTCGGGTGCGACACAGACGTTGGATGCTCCCGGCGTCGGCGTCGCGAGGGCGAACGCCCCTTCGCCGTCGATGCAGCGTGCCAGCGTGGCGGCGGCGAAGTCGCCGTCGATCGCAGCATGGCCTTCCCAGGGGAGAGTGTCGTCGACGAGCGCACCGGAGGTGTCGAACAGACGGATGCGGTCGGTGGAGCCGATGCCGATCGGGTCGCGGAACGCCGTCTCGACGCCGCCGACGACACCGATCGTGCCCTCTTCGACGACGAGGAATCCGCCGGCATCGAGAGTCGTGCCCGGCGCGAACTGCCAGCGGTGGTCCTCGGAGTTGTCGCGGATCTCGTAGCCGGAGAGGTCGAAGGCCACGTCGCCCGGGTTGTAGAACTCCACCCAGTCGGCGGGCTGCGAGTCGACCTCGTTGATCCGGACGGATCCGGCGACCGGTGTCTCAGGCTCCCCAGGCTCCTCGGGCTCTTCCGGGATCGCCTCGAACGTGTTCTCCGCGCCCTTGGTCGATGCCGTGGTCAGGCCCCAGACCGGTTCGCCGTCCACATCCTGCGCGCCCCAGCTCGGCACGGCGTGCATGCCCTCCGGCCAGGTCGTCTGCAGCAGCGGCTCGGCGCCGTTGGCGTCGCCCGGTGCGAACACGCGCACGCTGTCGCCCTTGCCGAGGCCGAAGTCGAAGTCGCCCTCACCCGTGTCGGACAGGGTATCGAGGACGAGGTAGCCGCCCGGCGTCACGATCGTTCCTGCGGGGAACTCGTACGGATTCTTCTCGCTGTTGTCCTGGACGATGTAGCCGCTCAGATCGACGTCGGCATCGGATTCGTTGTAGAACTCGATCCAATCGTCGGGGCTGCCCCCGTTGGAGACGACCTCGTTGATCCGGACGCCGAGGGGCGCCGCGGCATCGACGGCAGTGGCGCCGAAGGCGGTGGTGGGAACGGCGAGCAGCAGGGTGGCGCTCATCGCGCACACCGCCGTCGTCGCGAACCCGCGTTGCAGGCGAGACATGTGACTCCAGGGGTCAGAAGGGGGGGAACCGGATGGATTCAGACCATCGAGTCGCGCTTAAATTCCTGAGTCGAGAACGTGTACGCGGAGTGAACGGGCCATGTCCGGCGGACGCTCGGATGCGAGCGCCCGAACACAGTCAGCGGCGGAAGAACGCGACGCCGAGATCAGGATGATCGACGAAGACACCGTCGATACCGGCATCCGCCAACACAGCCCACTCCGCTTCGTAGTCGCCGAACGCCGCCTTGCCGCCCTCGCCGCGGAACTCGGCGGCGAGGAACGAGTTCTCCGGACGCGCCGTCCAGGTGAACACCTTCAATCCCCTGGCGTGCGCATCCGCGACGATCGTGCTGCCCTTGGCCAGCAGCATCCGCTTGTTGACGCTGACGCCGTCGACCTTGCCGACCAGCGCGTCCAGCCCCTGCGGTGCGACCGTCTCCTTGTAGGTCGCGGCCGCCTTGCCCTGTGCGACGAGCTGATCGTAAGGACGACCGGATGCCTCGATCAGATAGATGTACGAGGCGGGGATGCCCATCGCCCGCAGCCGGGCGAGCACCGTCGACTCGAAAGCCTCGATGATCAGGGGAAGTTCGCCGTCGGCCCAGCCCGCCGATCGGAGGTCCCTGACGATCATGGACGCCAGATCCAGACCGATGCTCTCGAAGTAGGTGGCGTGCTTGATCTCCAGCACGACGCCGATCTCCCGGCCGTGTTCGGCAGAGCCCGCGCGCACGAGGTCGAGCAGGTCCGTCAGGCGCAGCACGCCCTGCTTTCCGTCGAACGTCGCACTGGTCGTGCGCACGGCCGGAATCCGCTCCGTCGTGCGCAGGGTCGCGATTTCGTCCCAGGTGAAGTCCTCGGTGAACCAGCCCGTCAGCGCCTGCCCGTCGACACGCTTGGTCGTCTTGCGGTCGGCGAACTCGGGGCGGTGCGCCACATCGGTGGTGCCCGATATCTCGTTCTCGTGACGGACGACCAGCACGCCGTCCTTCGTCGCGACGATGTCCGGCTCCACAGCGTCCACCCCCATCGCGAGGGCGAGTTCATACGAAGACCTGCTGTGCTCGGGGCGGTAGCCAGGGGCTCCGCGATGACCGATGACGAGTGGAGACCTCCTGGGCATGCTCACAGCGTAGAACACACCCTTACATGCCGATGCACCGGTATCGTGGAGGAAAGCGACCTTGAAACCCGTTCGGAGTGAGGCCCACCATGAGCAATTTCGCATTCAACAACCCGGCGTTCCAGAAGCAGGATCCGCGGAACGTCGCGACCTATCCCGGCGCCGCCGGCGCCCAGGGCGCGCAGACCGCATCGCTCGCGCAAGCGGGCATGGATGCTGCCGCGAACGCGCAGCTCGAAGGCATGTACGCCGCGCCGCCGGCCGGTTCCATCGAGACCGACCGCATGAGCGTCGAGGACACCGTCTGGAAGACCGCAGGCCTGTTCGCGATCCTTCTCGTCACGGCAGTCGTCGGCTGGGTGTGGACACTGGGCGGCGTCAGCGTCGACCCGACCGCTGGCGTATCGATGCTTCCGATGATCGTCGGCGCCCTCGGCGGCTTCGTGCTCGCCATGATCATCACCTTCACCTCCCGCAAGAAGGTGCGCCCGGCGCTGATCTTCGCCTACGCGGCATTCGAGGGTGTGTTCGTCGGTGGTATCTCGGCGTTCTTCGAGCTTCTCTACCCCGGCATCGTCGTACAGGCGACGCTCGCGACGGTCGCCGTCGTCGGCGTGACTCTGGCGCTCTTCGCGAGCGGCAAGATCCGCGCATCCGCGAAGATGACCAAGATCTTCATGATCGCGATGGTCGGCTACCTCGTCTTCTCGTTGCTGAACCTCGTGCTCATGTGGACCGGCATCAACGACAACGCGTTCGGACTGCGCAGCGTCGAGATCATGGGCATTCCGCTCGGCCTGATCATCGGTGTGCTGGTCGTCTTCATGGCGGCATACTCGCTGGTGCTCGACTTCGACCAGATCCAGCAGGGTGTGCGCAACGGCGCTCCCCGCAAGTACGGCTGGGTCGGCGGTTTCGGCATCATGGTCACGGTCGTCTGGCTCTACATCGAGATCCTGCGCATCATCGCGATCGCCCGCGGCAGCAACTGACCGCGAGAAGGTCCGCTGAAAGGCCCCAGCTCTTCGGAGCCGGGGCCTTTTCCCATATTCTCG from Microbacterium profundi includes the following:
- a CDS encoding glycerophosphodiester phosphodiesterase family protein is translated as MPRRSPLVIGHRGAPGYRPEHSRSSYELALAMGVDAVEPDIVATKDGVLVVRHENEISGTTDVAHRPEFADRKTTKRVDGQALTGWFTEDFTWDEIATLRTTERIPAVRTTSATFDGKQGVLRLTDLLDLVRAGSAEHGREIGVVLEIKHATYFESIGLDLASMIVRDLRSAGWADGELPLIIEAFESTVLARLRAMGIPASYIYLIEASGRPYDQLVAQGKAAATYKETVAPQGLDALVGKVDGVSVNKRMLLAKGSTIVADAHARGLKVFTWTARPENSFLAAEFRGEGGKAAFGDYEAEWAVLADAGIDGVFVDHPDLGVAFFRR
- a CDS encoding Bax inhibitor-1/YccA family protein → MSNFAFNNPAFQKQDPRNVATYPGAAGAQGAQTASLAQAGMDAAANAQLEGMYAAPPAGSIETDRMSVEDTVWKTAGLFAILLVTAVVGWVWTLGGVSVDPTAGVSMLPMIVGALGGFVLAMIITFTSRKKVRPALIFAYAAFEGVFVGGISAFFELLYPGIVVQATLATVAVVGVTLALFASGKIRASAKMTKIFMIAMVGYLVFSLLNLVLMWTGINDNAFGLRSVEIMGIPLGLIIGVLVVFMAAYSLVLDFDQIQQGVRNGAPRKYGWVGGFGIMVTVVWLYIEILRIIAIARGSN